In the Telopea speciosissima isolate NSW1024214 ecotype Mountain lineage chromosome 2, Tspe_v1, whole genome shotgun sequence genome, one interval contains:
- the LOC122651135 gene encoding uncharacterized protein LOC122651135, with amino-acid sequence MDSEGVLCELFSRLPAKSVLRFRAVSKTCSSFPSENFFIRKHSEQALFMDNPGFFIQQDFRWGKIELHRLPPPKKNKDGEKKSFDDDNDYGVPNTSLRFLSNTAKILGSYNGILVLKNTNEEHNKGLFLCNPATQKCFTIPNPTTTNSDNHYSTVVLLGIHILSHHHDTVGRGATIEEEFPDNYRVIMVKPEVEDWSSNSSIYVYTKGQEAWEEMDKFNTGARNILYDAPPVYCKGAIHLISDTFPYLTKASPDYKPYIVAYHIHNRTSWRLKLPKVALRRSPDPSCEMRIFKWGGGNSSSSSSLCLIRLRKSVFMGWVLEDYHDMGSSWTLVLKARVGAMALMEEEQNPVEVRGFTVINGDSLVFATQKRIYHYRLTLSSGGGGRPTRQLLVEGAEEICGHGLGEDARYLCLTGYANTLRPCGSEEHPLMPPLINKGVEERVVDDEKLSPTVLVLLYTNPNPWRLFFSFLLSLFSIVLPLLMSWVFAERQR; translated from the coding sequence ATGGACAGTGAAGGGGTTCTTTGTGAACTTTTCTCGAGGTTGCCGGCCAAATCTGTTCTTCGATTCAGAGCTGTTTCTAAAACTTgttcgagttttccttcagaaAATTTTTTCATAAGGAAACACTCTGAGCAAGCGCTATTCATGGACAACCCTGGATTCTTCATCCAACAAGACTTTCGGTGGGGGAAGATTGAGTTACACAggttaccaccacccaagaagAATAAGGATGGTGAGAAAAAGAGTTTTGATGACGACAACGACTATGGTGTACCTAATACCTCCCTCCGCTTCCTATCCAACACAGCCAAGATATTGGGATCTTACAATGGCATTCTTGTATTGAAGAACACCAATGAGGAACACAATAAGGGATTGTTCCTATGTAACCCTGCAACTCAAAAGTGTTTCACCATTCCAAACCCCACAACAACAAACAGCGATAACCACTACTCTACTGTAGTACTACTGGGTATTCACATACTCTCTCATCATCATGATACCGTCGGCCGCGGCGCCACCATTGAGGAGGAATTCCCGGACAATTATCGAGTGATCATGGTAAAGCCTGAGGTAGAAGATTGGTCATCAAATAGTAGCATCTATGTGTACACCAAAGGTCAGGAGGCATGGGAGGAGATGGACAAGTTCAATACAGGTGCTAGAAATATTTTATATGATGCGCCGCCAGTGTATTGCAAAGGTGCAATTCATTTAATCTCAGATACATTTCCTTACTTGACCAAGGCCAGCCCTGATTATAAACCCTACATTGTCGCTTATCACATCCATAACAGAACATCATGGCGCCTCAAATTGCCTAAAGTAGCATTAAGAAGGTCTCCGGATCCAAGCTGTGAGATGAGGATCTTCAAATGGGGAGGTGgcaactcatcatcatcatcatctctttgCTTGATCAGGTTGAGGAAGTCAGTTTTCATGGGTTGGGTATTAGAGGATTACCATGACATGGGGTCATCATGGACATTGGTTTTGAAAGCTAGGGTTGGAGCCATGGCATTAATGGAGGAGGAACAAAACCCAGTAGAAGTTCGTGGGTTCACTGTCATAAACGGAGACTCTCTTGTGTTTGCTACTCAGAAACGGATTTATCATTATAGATTAACTCtaagtagtggtggtggtgggagacCAACAAGACAGTTATTAGTTGAAGGTGCAGAAGAGATTTGTGGGCATGGGCTCGGTGAGGATGCAAGGTACCTGTGCTTGACTGGTTATGCAAATACTCTTCGACCTTGCGGGAGTGAAGAGCATCCATTAATGCCGCCACTAATTAATAaaggagtagaagaaagggttgTGGATGATGAGAAATTATCTCCAACAGTATTAGTACTATTATACACAAATCCGAATCCATGGAGATTGTTCTTCTCATTTCTTCTATCACTCTTCTCTATTGTTCTCCCTTTGTTAATGTCTTGGGTCTTCGCTGAAAGACAAAGGTAG
- the LOC122652541 gene encoding probable BOI-related E3 ubiquitin-protein ligase 3 — MMAVQEQQYPENLGFPLFGLQEWMDSCCGGSVGFNDLYFNPQQQEQMQQLQNLNIQRNQTLGFENSPVVSSSSNGNLVSMAFSESLAAQIDKQALEIDRFILLQNERLRSALHEQRKQQMATLLKKMESKALSLLKWKDEDIARAAKRTIELEECLRKVEMENQAWRKVAKENKAMVVALNNTLEQVKENACCFPSAEADDAESFCDVSPEHNREEKGREEARYNEEQEPMRKMACKVCNSRRSCVLFLPWTRHLCSCKSCEAFLDSCPVCNSLKNASMEVFLL, encoded by the exons ATGATGGCTGTTCAAGAGCAGCAGTATCCGGAGAATCTGGGTTTTCCTTTGTTCGGATTGCAGGAATGGATGGATTCCTGTTGTGGTGGTAGTGTTGGGTTTaatgatttatatttcaatCCTCAACAGCAAGAACAGATGCAGCAGTTACAGAATCTCAATATACAGAGAAATCAGACCTTGGGTTTCGAAAATAGTCcggtggtttcttcttcttccaatggtAATCTTGTTTCAATGGCTTTCTCAGAGTCTTTAGCTGCTCAGATTGATAAGCAAGCATTGGAGATTGATCGTTTTATTCTATTACAG AATGAGAGACTCAGATCAGCTTTACATGAACAAAGGAAGCAACAAATGGCGACCCTTCTAAAAAAGATGGAATCAAAGGCGTTGAGCTTACTGAAATGGAAGGATGAAGACATTGCAAGAGCGGCCAAAAGAACAATAGAACTGGAAGAATGCTTGAGAAAGGTAGAAATGGAGAACCAAGCTTGGCGAAAAGTCGCTAAAGAGAACAAGGCCATGGTTGTGGCTCTGAATAATACACTGGAACAAGTGAAAGAGAACGCTTGCTGCTTTCCTTCTGCCGAAGCAGATGACGCAGAGTCTTTTTGCGATGTCTCTCCGGAGCATAACagggaagagaaaggaagagaagaagccaGATACAATGAAGAACAGGAACCAATGAGAAAGATGGCTTGTAAGGTCTGCAATTCTCGAAGGTCGTGCGTCCTTTTCCTCCCTTGGACGAGGCATCTGTGTTCGTGCAAGTCTTGCGAAGCCTTCCTCGATTCTTGCCCTGTCTGCAATTCTTTAAAAAATGCAAGCATGGAGGTCTTCTTGTtatag
- the LOC122650043 gene encoding probable glutathione S-transferase: protein MADEVVLLNAWVSPFGSRVRIALDEKSVEYQYREENLQDKSPLLLQMNPIHKKIPVLIHNGKPICESLAIVQYIDETWKDDKAPPLLPSDPYQRAQARFWADYIDKKVFSSVMGILRSPKGEEQEKAKKEFIEALKVLEEELGDKPYFGGDNFGFLDLSFVAFYSWFYSMETLVHFDIEAECPKLIEWGKRCMEKKESVAKSLPDSLKIYDFALQMRKKLGVD from the exons ATGGCAGACGAGGTGGTTCTCTTGAATGCTTGGGTCAGTCCCTTTGGGAGCAGAGTGAGAATCGCCTTGGATGAGAAAAGTGTGGAATACCAATACAGGGAAGAGAACCTCCAAGACAAAAGTCCTCTTCTCCTGCAGATGAACCCAATTCATAAGAAGATCCCTGTCTTGATCCATAATGGAAAACCCATCTGTGAATCTCTCGCCATTGTTCAATACATTGACGAGACATGGAAGGACGACAAAGCTCCTCCATTGTTGCCTTCTGATCCTTACCAACGAGCCCAGGCCAGGTTCTGGGCTGACTACATCGACAAGAAG GTTTTCAGCAGTGTGATGGGAATATTGAGGAGCCcaaaaggagaagaacaagagaaggCTAAGAAGGAATTCATAGAGGCATTGAAGGTCTTGGAAGAAGAACTTGGAGACAAGCCTTACTTTGGTGGTGACAATTTTGGGTTCTTGGATTTGAGTTTTGTGGCCTTCTACTCCTGGTTTTATTCCATGGAGACTTTAGTCCATTTCGACATAGAGGCGGAGTGTCCAAAATTGATTGAATGGGGCAAGAGGTgcatggagaagaaggaaagtgtGGCTAAGTCTCTTCCTGATTCACTCAAGATCTATGATTTCGCTCTTCAAATGAGAAAGAAGTTAGGTGTGGATTAG